In the genome of Solibacillus silvestris, one region contains:
- a CDS encoding histidine kinase, with product MERSSLNFRFFKYNTILAAMILLVSLVSTYFIIGEIVEKEIGERALGVAQVAAKHPDIIEGLKQPQTSAEIQKIALQIQQSVNAEYVVIGDEKEIRYAHPVKERIGQKMVGDDNAKALIDGEAYISNAEGTLGKALRGKAPVKDENGEIIGVVSVGFLFADIFSANIIYSKYLIIIFFITIVLSIILSTYFSNKTKAQLLDYEPQEIVKILSERNAILESIREGIIMVDREGTITLINHSAKAILRSGDSEIGENISKVIPNTHLIKVMESGHEQLDRMMTINGVKTLVNRVPIVNNGEVTGAVSSFRPFEEIDLVANELSQVKQYIESLRAQTHEYNNFLYTISGLIQLKEYDEALYLIHSERLGNHALISFLNEKIQDTFICGLIIGFYNRAKELKVTLLLDEDSFCGKLGQHLEKHLLISVLGNLVTNAFEAVEHLDEEERIVRIYIYEDEKEVICEIEDSGNGIDQQVINNIFEKKQSTKDKEHRGYGLFIVDENLRKLNGSIAIESGELGGALFIFSIPKEG from the coding sequence ATGGAAAGAAGCTCATTAAATTTTCGTTTTTTCAAGTACAATACGATTCTGGCCGCCATGATCTTATTAGTAAGTTTAGTGTCAACCTATTTTATTATTGGGGAAATCGTGGAAAAAGAAATAGGTGAGCGTGCACTTGGCGTAGCACAAGTCGCTGCGAAGCACCCGGATATTATAGAGGGACTGAAGCAACCCCAAACATCAGCAGAAATTCAAAAAATTGCACTGCAAATTCAGCAAAGTGTTAATGCCGAATATGTGGTCATTGGTGATGAAAAGGAAATCCGGTATGCCCACCCAGTAAAAGAACGAATCGGTCAAAAAATGGTTGGTGACGATAATGCTAAAGCGCTTATCGATGGAGAAGCTTACATATCAAATGCGGAAGGTACATTAGGTAAAGCATTACGCGGCAAGGCACCTGTAAAAGATGAAAATGGGGAAATCATTGGTGTCGTTTCAGTTGGCTTTTTATTTGCCGATATCTTTTCAGCAAATATCATTTATTCCAAGTATTTAATCATAATATTTTTCATTACGATTGTTTTATCTATTATTCTTTCCACTTATTTTTCCAATAAAACAAAAGCACAATTATTGGATTACGAACCTCAGGAAATCGTTAAAATATTGTCCGAGCGAAATGCGATATTGGAATCGATTCGAGAAGGAATTATTATGGTTGATCGAGAAGGGACCATTACATTGATTAATCATTCTGCGAAGGCGATTTTAAGGAGCGGTGATTCTGAAATAGGCGAAAATATTAGTAAAGTAATTCCGAATACACATTTAATTAAAGTGATGGAATCCGGTCATGAACAATTAGACCGAATGATGACCATTAATGGTGTTAAAACATTAGTAAACCGTGTTCCGATTGTTAATAATGGCGAAGTAACCGGTGCTGTGTCCAGTTTTAGACCGTTTGAAGAAATTGATTTAGTTGCCAATGAGCTGTCACAAGTAAAACAATATATCGAGTCGTTACGGGCACAGACACATGAATACAATAACTTTTTATATACAATTTCAGGGTTGATTCAATTGAAGGAATATGATGAAGCCCTCTACTTGATTCATTCTGAGCGACTTGGGAATCACGCGTTAATATCCTTTTTAAACGAAAAAATACAAGATACGTTTATTTGCGGTCTTATCATCGGGTTTTATAATAGAGCGAAAGAATTAAAGGTTACGTTATTACTAGATGAAGATAGTTTTTGTGGGAAACTGGGTCAACATCTTGAAAAGCATCTACTTATTTCAGTTCTAGGGAATTTAGTGACCAATGCCTTTGAAGCAGTAGAGCATTTAGATGAAGAAGAACGTATCGTACGAATTTATATTTACGAGGATGAAAAAGAAGTCATCTGTGAAATTGAAGATTCAGGGAATGGAATCGATCAACAAGTAATCAACAATATATTTGAAAAAAAGCAGTCAACAAAAGATAAAGAGCATCGGGGTTATGGCTTGTTTATCGTCGATGAAAATCTGAGAAAATTAAATGGTTCAATTGCAATTGAGAGTGGAGAATTGGGTGGGGCACTATT